One Campylobacter sp. MIT 12-8780 DNA window includes the following coding sequences:
- a CDS encoding DedA family protein, with protein sequence MQELIDFILRTASELGYLGIVLLMTLESCFIPFPSEVVMIPAGYLAHKGEFNIYACIACGVLGSILGALINYYLCFFFGRAFVLKWGRYIGINEVKFAKFEAFFNKHGEFSTFVCRLIPGIRQYISMPAGLAKMNLKRFIFFTGLGSFLWVSILVLLGYFLGQNEELIAEYLHQILIIIFILIAIASVLYIYIRKKAKNEK encoded by the coding sequence ATGCAAGAACTTATAGACTTTATACTTCGCACTGCAAGCGAGCTTGGCTATCTTGGCATAGTGCTTTTAATGACTTTAGAAAGCTGTTTTATCCCTTTTCCTAGCGAGGTTGTGATGATTCCGGCTGGATATTTGGCTCATAAGGGCGAGTTTAATATATACGCGTGTATAGCGTGTGGGGTTTTAGGCTCTATTTTAGGGGCTTTGATTAATTACTATCTTTGCTTTTTCTTTGGGCGAGCCTTTGTGCTAAAATGGGGTAGATATATAGGGATCAATGAAGTTAAATTTGCTAAATTTGAGGCATTTTTTAATAAACATGGCGAGTTTTCAACCTTTGTGTGTCGCTTGATACCGGGCATTCGTCAATATATCTCTATGCCAGCTGGCTTAGCGAAAATGAACCTAAAAAGATTTATCTTTTTTACAGGCTTGGGGAGTTTTTTGTGGGTTAGTATCTTAGTCTTGCTTGGATATTTTTTAGGGCAAAATGAAGAGCTTATCGCTGAGTATTTGCACCAAATTCTTATCATTATCTTTATCCTCATTGCTATTGCAAGCGTGCTTTATATCTATATACGAAAAAAAGCTAAGAATGAAAAGTAG
- a CDS encoding DUF3373 family protein: MKSKFSVVLALALLGSSLYAAPRQNAPRQTPPQRVAPAPQPTAMQRLETRISELEERLDDTEFQTGLDKIKFGLDFSMGVGDTTYNINDQKYKAHNKWASELHLNMNAAINDYTKFYGRLSMAKNWGQMDVASVGDPLDIDAGRNTRTSGSSIYVSRAYIDLFATEEVVFTLGRQPGTEGPGSNLRNNALRQSTYPALAINTLGDAAVVTFKPALLNDFAFAVRGAYGKVYQYDEEGTIRDWSGSTSKADSDLWYASAEMRLPFEQFGVGNNLLMLSYVRLNNFSLPLGATYGGVRNLGNSDIVNLHFEAYNLWDIGLNYFGSLGYYKGSDAKELAPSVPTSKLFNEKNAYAAHVGLRYDFNQYFKLGGEYFYGSRFWYTLSRSSFNDPLNIRQTRGHAFDVYAIAQVDKNQFFRLSYTRINNLWGNRGLPINGAPGKNIGKSAGADSTADNIMLIYNVKF, translated from the coding sequence ATGAAATCAAAATTTTCAGTAGTTTTAGCTCTTGCCTTGCTTGGCTCTTCGCTTTATGCAGCCCCAAGGCAAAATGCTCCTAGACAAACTCCGCCTCAAAGAGTTGCGCCGGCTCCTCAGCCAACAGCTATGCAAAGACTTGAAACAAGGATTAGTGAGCTTGAAGAAAGACTCGATGACACAGAGTTTCAAACAGGTTTGGATAAGATCAAATTTGGTCTTGATTTTTCAATGGGCGTGGGCGATACAACCTACAACATTAACGATCAAAAATACAAAGCTCACAACAAATGGGCGAGTGAATTGCATCTTAATATGAATGCGGCGATTAACGACTATACTAAATTCTATGGTCGCTTATCTATGGCAAAAAACTGGGGGCAAATGGATGTTGCAAGTGTAGGCGATCCACTTGATATAGATGCTGGACGCAACACTCGCACAAGTGGATCAAGTATCTATGTAAGTCGTGCTTATATCGATCTTTTTGCCACTGAAGAAGTAGTTTTCACCTTAGGACGTCAGCCAGGAACTGAAGGTCCAGGAAGCAACCTTAGAAACAATGCTCTTCGCCAATCAACCTACCCAGCCCTTGCTATCAATACTTTAGGTGATGCAGCGGTGGTTACTTTTAAGCCAGCTTTGCTTAATGATTTTGCTTTTGCAGTGCGTGGAGCGTATGGAAAGGTGTATCAGTATGATGAGGAAGGAACTATTAGGGATTGGTCAGGATCGACTTCAAAGGCAGATTCTGATTTGTGGTATGCTTCAGCTGAGATGAGACTTCCTTTCGAGCAATTTGGTGTAGGTAATAACCTCTTAATGCTTTCTTATGTACGTTTGAATAATTTTTCTTTACCACTAGGTGCTACTTATGGTGGCGTGCGTAATTTGGGAAATTCTGATATCGTAAATTTACACTTTGAAGCGTATAATCTTTGGGATATAGGCTTGAATTATTTTGGCTCTTTGGGTTATTATAAGGGAAGTGATGCAAAAGAGCTTGCACCTTCTGTACCTACATCAAAACTTTTCAATGAAAAAAATGCCTATGCTGCACATGTAGGTTTAAGATATGATTTTAACCAATACTTCAAACTTGGTGGCGAATACTTCTACGGAAGCCGTTTTTGGTATACCCTTTCAAGATCAAGCTTTAATGATCCTTTAAATATAAGACAAACAAGAGGACATGCTTTTGATGTGTATGCGATCGCTCAAGTGGATAAAAATCAATTCTTCCGCTTAAGCTATACAAGGATTAACAATCTTTGGGGCAACAGAGGCTTACCTATAAATGGAGCACCGGGTAAAAACATAGGTAAAAGCGCAGGTGCTGATAGCACAGCAGATAACATTATGCTTATATATAATGTGAAATTCTAA